Proteins from a genomic interval of Mauremys mutica isolate MM-2020 ecotype Southern unplaced genomic scaffold, ASM2049712v1 001029F_np12_subseq_26792:101163_obj, whole genome shotgun sequence:
- the LOC123357748 gene encoding fibroblast growth factor receptor 3-like has translation MRLPTAGPSTGQTCGLVLISAVLLQSICVAVTFLSFTNELKQLQRWLNTSSILGAPYWTHLKRMEKKLLAVPAASTVRFHCPAAGNPTPSIYWLKNGKEFKGEHRIGGIKLRHQQWSLVMESVVPSDRGNYTCIVENKYGSIRHTYQLDVVERFRHRPILQAGLPANQTVVVGSHVEFHCKVYSDAQPHIQWLKHVEVNGSKYGSNGAYVTVLKTSGVNTADEELEILYLRNVTFEDAGEYICLAGNSMGFSHHSAWLTVLPELVEADDSGSVFAVILRCGVGFVFFFLVVVIMIVCRVKMTNKKAMNTPTVQAVGNNILFALLKPVSLESNPSMNSGTPLVNLTHLSSSDGLKLANVSELELPADPKWELTRSRLTLGKPLGEGCFGQVVMAEATGIDKDKPDKAITVAVKMLKDDATDEDLSDLVSEMEMLKMIGNHKNIINLLGACTQD, from the exons ctccagaggtggctgaacACAAGCAGCATTCTAG GTGCTCCTTATTGGACCCATTTAAAAAGGATGGAGAAGAAGCTGCTAGCTGTGCCGGCAGCAAGTACTGTTCGCTTCCATTGCCCTGCAGCAGGCAACCCCACCCCATCCATATACTGGCTGAAAAATGGCAAAGAATTCAAGGGAGAACATCGAATTGGGGGCATCAAA TTACGGCATCAGCAGTGGAGCCTAGTGATGGAGAGTGTGGTTCCGTCAGACCGAGGGAACTACACGTGCATTGTAGAGAACAAATATGGCAGCATTAGGCACACTTACCAGCTAGATGTAGTAG AAAGGTTCCGCCACCGGCCTATTCTCCAGGCTGGACTGCCTGCCAACCAGACTGTGGTGGTAGGGAGTCATGTCGAGTTCCACTGCAAGGTGTACAGTGATGCCCAGCCTCACATCCAGTGGCTGAAACACGTGGAAGTCAACGGCAGTAAATATGGATCCAACGGGGCATATGTCACGGTGCTAAAG ACGTCAGGTGTTAACACAGCGGATGAGGAGCTAGAAATTCTGTACTTGCGAAATGTTACTTTTGAGGATGCAGGGGAATATATTTGTCTCGCTGGCAATTCTATGGGGTTTTCACATCATTCTGCTTGGCTGACGGTTCTACCAG AGCTAGTGGAGGCGGATGATTCTGGCTCCGTTTTTGCTGTGATCCTCCGCTGTGGGGTTGGCTTCGTTTTCTTCTTCTTGGTGGTTGTCATCATGATTGTCTGTAGGGTGAAAATGACCAACAAAAAAGCCATGAACACCCCTACTGTACAG GCAGTTGGCAATAACATTTTATTTGCTCTATTGAAGCCGGTGTCATTGGAGTCAAACCCTTCCATGAATTCCGGTACCCCGCTGGTCAATCTCACCCACCTCTCATCCAGCGATGGGCTGAAGCTAGCAAATGTCTCAGAGCTCGAGCTGCCTGCTGATCCCAAGTGGGAATTAACAAGATCTCG CCTGACTCTGGGGAAACCTCTGGGTGAAGGTTGTTTTGGTCAAGTGGTGATGGCAGAAGCGACTGGGATCGATAAGGACAAACCAGACAAGGCCATCACTGTAGCTGTCAAGATGTtaaaag ATGATGCTACTGACGAGGATCTTTCTGACCTGGTGTCCGAAATGGAAATGTTGAAAATGATTGGGAATCACAAAAATATCATTAACCTCCTAGGCGCCTGCACGCAGGATG